GAAGACGCATAAAAAAATCCGACACCAAGGAGATGTCGGATTTTTCCATCACTAGAGGATCAGTCAAGCGATCGGTCTTAACTGATCAGCATTAGCTCATCGAGCGGCTTTTTTGCGTTCAAGGCTTGGCACTGCTCCAGTCTATCCAGTGGAACTGCCAGGTCAGCAAGATCAGCAGCCCAAAGCCGATGCGGTACCAGGCAAAGACGCTGTAGCTGTGGGAGGCCACGAATTTGAGCAGCGCCTTGACTGCCACCATGGCGAAGATAAAGGAGAACAGCAGGCCCAGGGCAAACACCGGAATATCGCTCATCTGGAACAGGTGGCGATACTTGTAGCCCGAATACACTGCGGCTCCCAGCATGGTGGGAATGGCCAGGAAGAACGAGAACTCGGTAGCGGCGGTACGGGACAGCCCAAACAGCAGGCCGCCGATAATGGTGGAGCCGGAGCGAGAGGTGCCGGGAATAAGGGCCAGGCACTGGGCGCAGCCCACTTTCAGGGCCTGCTGCCAGGTCATGTCGTCAACGCTGGGGGCGGTGATGCTGTGCTGGCGCTTCTCGGCCCACAGCATGATAACGCCGCCAATCACCAGGGCGGTGGCCACGGTAATGGGGTTGAACAGGTACTTGTGAATGTCGTCGGCAAAGGCCAGCCCCAGGATCACCGCCGGGAAAAAGGCCACCAGCAGGTTGGCGGTAAAGCGCTGGGCCGGGGCCCGATTTGGCAAACCCACCACCACGGTGGCGATGGTTCTGCGGTACTCCCACACCACCGCCAGAATGGCCCCCAACTGGATGATGATGTTAAAGGCCATGGCCCGCTGGCCGGTGAAATCAAGCAAGTCGGCAACGATGATCTGATGGCCGGTACTGGAGATGGGCAAAAACTCGGTGATCCCCTCGACCACCCCCAAAATTATCGCCTGAACGGCAACCCACAACTCCATCGGTACTTCCTTCTGTGGTTTGGGCGACTGCCCTTGTTGTCATGGCCAGTGGCTGGCCTGGTTATTGGTCGCGCCCGATAGTAGCAAAGTTCCCTTGCCGCCAAAGCGCCACAGCCGGGCTTTTTCGTCAGCCTGTGAGGCAGGGTTCATTTAGCGGGATATCACCAAGAAGCACCTGAAAATTAAGGTTGTTTTAAGGTTTATGCGGTGTGGGGGAAGGGGCGTTGCCATTGCCCAGGGCTGGGGCAATGGCCGGTTTGATGTTCGCTTTTGAGCCCACATGGTTTTGCCGCTGACTGTTTCTCTACCTGCCGGTTCGCGAGCCAGCATAAAGGGACGTTCAGTTAGATTAGAAAGGGAAACAAGAGCATCAATTTAGCGGCGTTAGCCAATCCAACGTGACTGGGGCCAAGCCCCATTATCCGACCACCCCTTGCCGCCCCACTTCTTCATTAAGCTTATCCATCTCATCTATCAGCTCGAACACTTCCGGCTCGACTTCGGTGGTGGTGGCGCCTTTTTTAAGCTGGGTTTCGATTTCGTGGGCGAGGTTTTTCAGGCGCGGGGTACCGGTGTAGGCGAGGGCGCCGTTGAATTTGTGCACCACTTGGTAGAGGGCTTCGCCGTCGTTGCCGCCAAGGGCTTGTTCTAGGTCTTGGCGGGTTTGGGGCAGCGAGTCGATGAGCATTTTCATCATGTCTTTGGCCAGGGCTTCGCGGCCGCCGGCCTGGCTCAGGGCCAACTCCCAGTCCAGTACGATGTTCTTTCTCAGCCAGCGCAGCAGGCAGGCGTGCAGGGTGCGCTCGTCTATGGGTTTGGTGAGGTAGTCGTCCATGCCCTGGCCCAGCAGTTTTTCCCGCTCGCCGGCCATGGCGTGGGCGGTGACGGCGATCACCGGCGGGCATTTGTCGCCCAGTTTTTCGCGGATGCGGGTCATGGCGGTAACGCCGTCCATGTTGGGCATCTGAATGTCCATAAAGATGGCGTCAAAGGGCCATTTTTCTACCGCATCAAGGGCTGCCATGCCGCTGGTGGCGGTGTGGACGTCGCAGGGGGTGTCTTCCAGCAATGCCGCCATCAATTTCAGATTGGGGGCGTTGTCGTCCACCACCAGGATGCGCCCGGGGGGCAGGGGAGCCAGAGCGCTGGGGGCGCTAAGGGCCGGTTGCTGCTTGACGCTGGCCTGCTCGCCCACCAGAGCGCGGTACAGCCTTGGGGCGGTCAGCGGTTTAACCAGGCACTGGTCGAGGCCCAGTTGCATCAACTGCTCACGCACCCTTGGGTCGGCGTGGTTGGACAGGCCAATCAGCTTGGCGCCGGCGGGTTTGTCCATGGTGCGCAGCAGATCGGCCAGGTTGACCTGCTCGAGGCGGTCTATCAGCACGAAATCGGCTTCGGGCATCAGGGTTGGGTCGTCGGTGTTTTTCAGCACGAAGGGCCAGCTTTGGTTCAGCAGGCTCAGCATCTGGCGGGTACGGCGGCTGCCGCCCACCAGCACCAAGGTTTTGTCCTTGAGCGGCTTCATGGGTAGCGGATCGTGGAACACCATGTTGGCGCGCTTGACCGGCAGCGAGAACCAGAAGGTGGAGCCGTGGCCAAGCTGGCTTTCCAGGCCCATCTGGCCGTTCATCTGCGCCACCAGGGTTTTGGAGATCACCAGGCCAAGACCGGTGCCGCCAAAGCGGCGGGTAATGGAAGCGTCGGCCTGGGCAAAGGCGTTAAAGAGGTGCTGCTGCTGTTTGGCGTCGATGCCGACCCCGGTGTCGGTCACCGTGACCTTGAGCTCGCACTCTTCGCTGTCGTCGGTGCAGCTGTGGCTGATGGTGACATCAATACCGCCCTGGGCGGTGAATTTAACGGCGTTGCCCATCAGGTTGGTCAGCACCTGTTTGAGGCGAAGGGCATCCCCCACCAGGGCGTCGGGGGTGTCGGTGGGCAGGTGCAGGCACAGCTCCAGGCCCTTCTCGCGGGCGTTGGCGCCCATCATGTCCACCACCTCAAAGAGGGCGTCGTGGAAGGAGTAGGGGGTGTTGTCCAGTTGCAGCTTGCCGGCCTCGAGCTTGGAGAAGTCCAGCACGTCGTTGATGATGGCCAGCAGATGCTGGGCCGAGCGCTCGATGGTTTGCAGGTAGTCGGTCTGGCTGGGGGTGAGCTGGGTTTTCATCAACTGGCGGGCAAAGCCCAGCACGCCGTTGAGCGGGGTGCGCAGCTCGTGGCTCATGTTGGCCAGGAACTCGGATTTCACCTGGCTGGCTTCCTGGGCGCGTTTGCGGGCTTTATCCAGCTCGATGTTCTGAATTTCCACCTGCTCCAAGGTCATGCGCAGGTCATAGGTGGCCTGGTCAATGTTGTGCTGCATGTCGGCATGGTATTCGTCCAGGGATTTGGCCATGGCGTTGATACCGTTTTTGAGGGTATCGAGCTCGCCAATCAGCACCCCTTGCACCCGGGTATCGAGCTTGCCTTCACGGATGCGATCCACCGCGCTCACCATGTTGGAGATGGGGTCGGTCACGTGTTTTAACAGGCGCCAGGTAAAGAGCAGGTGCACCATGATGCCGATAAAGACGATCAGCAAGGTGCGGAACAGGGCGTCGTATTGCTCGAGCTTGGTGGCGTCCTGGTTCAGCTGGATGGTGACGTAACCGAGGATAGGGTGGGCCGGGTCAATCTTGTCGCGATAGCTGGCGTAAAAGCTGGTGTCGGCAACAATGGGGGCCCGCAGCATCAGCCGCCCTTCCACATAGGCAAAGGTGGGTTCCTGGGGAATGGGCTGGCCGGGGGGCAATTTCATCAGCGGGAAATCCCGATGAAAGGTCGACGACACCATGGGGGTGCCGGTCTTGTCGTAAATGGCGATGTTTTTGATGAATTCGGTGTTGCGCCTGTGCATGGCGCTGACCAGCCGCTTGAGCTGCTCGCGGTCTTCCAGTACCAGGCCGGCCTCGGCAGAAATGGTCAGGGAGTTGGCAACCGACATGCCTTTATCTTTGAGGTGTTCAAGTACCTCTTGATAACGTTGCAGGGTAAAATACCCGCCCAACAGGGTGCCGATCAGCAGTGTTGGGGCAAGGGTCAGTATTAACACCCAGGCGCGTAGGCCAAATCTGGTCATGCCGGTGACAAGCGTCCTTTACAAAAGATGAGCATCCATTCTCGCCGCTATAATGGCACAGCCTTTTGCCAATCCCCAAGGGTTACAATGGTACAGATTTATCGCACAAAGCAACGTCAACAACAGTCTGTTGTTCAAGAAGTTACCATCACCAGCCTGGATTTGCATGGCCAGGGGGTGGGGCGCAGCAACGGCCTGGTCTGCTTTGTGCCTGGAGCCTTACCCGGGGAGCGGGTAACAGCGAGGCTGACAGCCAAGGGTAAGGTAGCCAGTGGCCGCCTGCAAGGGCGTGTTGAGACCAGCAGTGAGCGTATTGCGCCGCGCTGTGATTACGTGGGCCGCTGCGGCGGTTGCCAGTTGCAGCACTTGGCGGCGCCGCGCCAGCTTTACTACAAGGAAGCGGCCTTAAAAGACGAGCTGCGCCGCGCCGGCATCGAGGTGGGTGCCTGGCAGCCGCCCCTGACCGGCCCTGCCTTTGGCTACCGGCGCACCATGCGCCTGGCTATCCACCAGGGCCAGCTTGGCCTTCGCGCCGTGGGCTCGCAAAACATCATCCCCATCAACCATTGCGAGGTGGCCGACCCGGCCCTGGCCCGCTTGCTGCCGTCCTTGCAAGAACTGCTGGCCATGTTAAAGGGCCACAGGCTGCTGGGGCACCTGGAGCTTTTACACCTGCCGCCCCATACCGCCGCCCTTTGGCGCCTGACCGGCAAACTGCCCAAAGGTGACCTAGAAAAGCTGATTGCCTGGGCCCAAAGCCAAGACGTGGTCCTTTACACCCAGCAAGAGGCGATTGCCCAGCACTGGCCAGAGGCCCCCGTTAGCCTTGGCTATCCATTGGATGGCCTCGCCCTTGGCGTGGGCCCGGCGGATTTTATCCAGGTGAACGGCGCCATCAACACCGCCATGGTGGCCCAGGCCATGGCCTGGCTTGCCCCCACAAAAACCGAGCGGGTGCTGGACGCCTACAGCGGCCTGGGTAACTTCAGCCTGCCCCTTTGTAAAAGGGCCAAGGCGGTGGTGGCGGTAGAAGGGGTGGCGGCCATGACCGCCCGCAACCAGGCCAACGCAAAGGCCAATGGTCTTGATAACCTCGATGCCCAGACCCTCAACCTTGACGACCCGGACGCCGTGCAGGCGCTTTTGGCCAGCGGTTTTGACGCCGCGCTGCTAGACCCGGCCCGCCCCGGCGCCCAGGCGCTTTGCCAGGCGTTGGCAGCGGGCTCTGGTCCCGGCCGGGTGCTCTATGTATCCTGTAACCCTGCCACATGGAAGCGCGACGCCGCCTTGCTTATCGACGGGGGCTACCGGCTTGTGCAACTGGGGCTGATGGACATGTTCAGTCAGACCGCCCATGTGGAGTTGATGGCACTTTTTATCCGGGAGGGGTGATGGTATCCATCCGTGGTACACACCAAGGGCAAGGTGCGCTAGACACCCAAACGTGGTTGTCGGCGCTGAACGTCAAAGAACAGGATATGGCGCGGCTGCGGCTCGCCTGTGAGGCGCTGGCCGACGATCGCCAGCGCGCAGGCGCCCAGGAAATGGTGGAGATCCTCTCCGATCTCGCCATGGACGGTGACACCCTGCTCGCCGCCTTGTTGCTGCAACCCTACCGAGCCAAGACCCTCGACCATGAGCAAGTGGTAGACACCTACGGCACCGGCCTTGCCAACCTGCTTGACTCGGTACTGGACATGGACGCCATCCGTACCCTGCACCAGGGGGCGGCTTCGTCCAACCAGGTGGATAAAGTGCGGCGCATGGTGCTGTCCATGGTCAACGACGTGCGGGCGGTGGTGATTAAACTGGCCGAGTCCATCGTTGAGCTGCGCGCCGTCAAAGACGCCGACGAAGAAACCCGGGTGCTGGTGGCCAAGGCGTCCGCCAACCTCTACGGCCCTCTGGCCAACCGCCTGGGGATAGGCCAGCTCAAGTGGGAGCTGGAGGATTTGTCCTTTCGCTACCTGCACCCCGATACCTACAAGCGCATCGCCAAATTGCTGGACGAGCGCCGTATCGACCGC
This genomic interval from Gallaecimonas pentaromativorans contains the following:
- a CDS encoding undecaprenyl-diphosphate phosphatase, producing the protein MELWVAVQAIILGVVEGITEFLPISSTGHQIIVADLLDFTGQRAMAFNIIIQLGAILAVVWEYRRTIATVVVGLPNRAPAQRFTANLLVAFFPAVILGLAFADDIHKYLFNPITVATALVIGGVIMLWAEKRQHSITAPSVDDMTWQQALKVGCAQCLALIPGTSRSGSTIIGGLLFGLSRTAATEFSFFLAIPTMLGAAVYSGYKYRHLFQMSDIPVFALGLLFSFIFAMVAVKALLKFVASHSYSVFAWYRIGFGLLILLTWQFHWIDWSSAKP
- the barA gene encoding two-component sensor histidine kinase BarA; the encoded protein is MTRFGLRAWVLILTLAPTLLIGTLLGGYFTLQRYQEVLEHLKDKGMSVANSLTISAEAGLVLEDREQLKRLVSAMHRRNTEFIKNIAIYDKTGTPMVSSTFHRDFPLMKLPPGQPIPQEPTFAYVEGRLMLRAPIVADTSFYASYRDKIDPAHPILGYVTIQLNQDATKLEQYDALFRTLLIVFIGIMVHLLFTWRLLKHVTDPISNMVSAVDRIREGKLDTRVQGVLIGELDTLKNGINAMAKSLDEYHADMQHNIDQATYDLRMTLEQVEIQNIELDKARKRAQEASQVKSEFLANMSHELRTPLNGVLGFARQLMKTQLTPSQTDYLQTIERSAQHLLAIINDVLDFSKLEAGKLQLDNTPYSFHDALFEVVDMMGANAREKGLELCLHLPTDTPDALVGDALRLKQVLTNLMGNAVKFTAQGGIDVTISHSCTDDSEECELKVTVTDTGVGIDAKQQQHLFNAFAQADASITRRFGGTGLGLVISKTLVAQMNGQMGLESQLGHGSTFWFSLPVKRANMVFHDPLPMKPLKDKTLVLVGGSRRTRQMLSLLNQSWPFVLKNTDDPTLMPEADFVLIDRLEQVNLADLLRTMDKPAGAKLIGLSNHADPRVREQLMQLGLDQCLVKPLTAPRLYRALVGEQASVKQQPALSAPSALAPLPPGRILVVDDNAPNLKLMAALLEDTPCDVHTATSGMAALDAVEKWPFDAIFMDIQMPNMDGVTAMTRIREKLGDKCPPVIAVTAHAMAGEREKLLGQGMDDYLTKPIDERTLHACLLRWLRKNIVLDWELALSQAGGREALAKDMMKMLIDSLPQTRQDLEQALGGNDGEALYQVVHKFNGALAYTGTPRLKNLAHEIETQLKKGATTTEVEPEVFELIDEMDKLNEEVGRQGVVG
- the rlmD gene encoding 23S rRNA (uracil(1939)-C(5))-methyltransferase RlmD, with product MVQIYRTKQRQQQSVVQEVTITSLDLHGQGVGRSNGLVCFVPGALPGERVTARLTAKGKVASGRLQGRVETSSERIAPRCDYVGRCGGCQLQHLAAPRQLYYKEAALKDELRRAGIEVGAWQPPLTGPAFGYRRTMRLAIHQGQLGLRAVGSQNIIPINHCEVADPALARLLPSLQELLAMLKGHRLLGHLELLHLPPHTAALWRLTGKLPKGDLEKLIAWAQSQDVVLYTQQEAIAQHWPEAPVSLGYPLDGLALGVGPADFIQVNGAINTAMVAQAMAWLAPTKTERVLDAYSGLGNFSLPLCKRAKAVVAVEGVAAMTARNQANAKANGLDNLDAQTLNLDDPDAVQALLASGFDAALLDPARPGAQALCQALAAGSGPGRVLYVSCNPATWKRDAALLIDGGYRLVQLGLMDMFSQTAHVELMALFIREG